Proteins co-encoded in one Hymenobacter swuensis DY53 genomic window:
- a CDS encoding alpha/beta hydrolase — MTEPEDPTIPDFPSDADPPRPSRWRRAVAAVGRAAQAPFNGAGVLYRVGQDNLHFTLPVLNGAFGDQLAARQDRRAIHMSFRRYGADVPVADLGLLPTDSGRPRKTVVFLHGLMGDEVIWQTGNGPDDLRFGPRLQRELDVCCLYLRYNSGLHISDNGRQLHALLTELVTTYPGAVGELVLVGHSMGGLIIRSAGHYGGIKNEGVKSKNGTDSAHSTDEGTAHPTTKNQKPTTKNEPPSWLEHLRDVFLLGVPNDGSFLEQNSHLTSLILRKINLWPTRAISGLIDQRSNGIKDLRHARLTDEDWQNEHADDLFPPRTVVPPLPGVRYHILVGSLLKSANSALHDYFGDGLVGAGSARGRIFQDPAAPPELLISTHIYSKLHHGTLLSSPEVYQYLRERIGE, encoded by the coding sequence GTGACCGAACCCGAAGACCCTACCATTCCCGATTTTCCATCCGATGCCGACCCGCCCCGTCCCTCGCGGTGGCGACGAGCCGTAGCGGCCGTGGGCCGGGCGGCCCAGGCCCCGTTCAACGGGGCCGGCGTGCTCTACCGCGTGGGCCAGGACAACCTGCATTTCACGCTGCCGGTGCTCAATGGTGCCTTTGGTGACCAGCTGGCGGCCCGCCAGGACCGGCGCGCTATTCACATGAGCTTCCGCCGCTACGGGGCCGATGTGCCGGTAGCGGATCTAGGTTTACTGCCCACGGACAGCGGCCGGCCGCGCAAAACGGTGGTGTTTCTGCATGGGCTGATGGGCGACGAGGTGATCTGGCAGACTGGCAATGGCCCCGATGACCTGCGCTTCGGGCCACGCCTGCAGCGGGAGCTGGACGTGTGCTGCCTCTATCTACGCTACAACTCCGGCCTGCACATTTCCGACAACGGCCGCCAGCTGCATGCCCTGCTCACGGAGCTGGTCACCACCTACCCTGGTGCGGTGGGCGAGCTGGTGCTCGTGGGCCACAGCATGGGCGGCCTGATCATTCGCTCGGCCGGACATTACGGAGGAATTAAGAATGAAGGAGTAAAAAGTAAAAACGGGACAGATTCGGCTCATTCTACCGACGAGGGTACTGCCCATCCAACGACCAAAAACCAAAAACCAACGACCAAAAACGAGCCTCCATCCTGGCTGGAGCACCTGCGGGACGTGTTTCTGCTGGGCGTGCCGAATGACGGCTCGTTTCTGGAGCAGAACAGCCACCTGACCAGCCTGATTCTGCGCAAAATCAACCTGTGGCCCACCCGGGCTATCAGCGGGCTCATTGACCAGCGCAGCAACGGTATCAAGGACCTGCGCCACGCCCGCCTCACCGACGAGGACTGGCAGAATGAGCACGCCGACGACCTGTTTCCGCCCCGTACGGTGGTGCCGCCGCTGCCCGGGGTGCGCTACCACATTCTGGTGGGCTCGTTGCTGAAATCGGCCAATTCCGCCCTGCACGACTACTTCGGCGACGGGCTGGTGGGCGCGGGCAGTGCCCGTGGCCGCATCTTCCAGGACCCGGCTGCCCCGCCCGAGCTGCTCATCAGCACCCACATCTACTCCAAGCTCCACCACGGAACCCTGCTCAGCAGCCCCGAAGTATACCAGTACCTGCGGGAGCGGATTGGGGAGTGA
- a CDS encoding T9SS type A sorting domain-containing protein, with translation MKKLFYLLVMSWMGSGLLPVQAQGIVNGGLETWAARGATESPQGWYSSDELYSGQGIPLALGTVTKSTDRQAGSFAAKIESKAFFGAPFPGLLMLGDRFRPSGFGISGVPYTGRPGSLQFWYKLSTATNDTAGVYIVLTRGGGNAIQAVAGYADVLPARTTYGRISVPLGYVSGLTPDTLRLFFVAGNGQSIGVSTLYVDEISLQGTATATAPPRLQQALSIYPNPSADGWFQLASLSEPAVATAPYEVTDAAGRLVARQAAAPLNQASGRRVELHGQPAGVYLLRLSTPEGPLTRKLLIP, from the coding sequence ATGAAAAAGCTGTTTTACTTACTGGTAATGAGTTGGATGGGCAGTGGCTTGCTGCCAGTGCAGGCGCAGGGAATTGTGAATGGCGGCCTGGAAACCTGGGCTGCGCGCGGCGCAACCGAAAGCCCGCAGGGCTGGTATTCCTCCGATGAGTTGTACAGCGGCCAAGGCATTCCGCTGGCCCTAGGCACCGTCACGAAATCTACGGACCGGCAGGCGGGCAGCTTCGCGGCCAAAATCGAGAGTAAGGCTTTTTTCGGGGCACCATTTCCGGGCCTCCTGATGCTGGGTGACCGGTTTCGGCCGTCCGGGTTTGGCATTAGCGGAGTGCCCTACACGGGCCGGCCGGGCAGCCTGCAGTTCTGGTACAAGCTGAGCACGGCCACCAACGACACGGCCGGCGTGTACATCGTGCTGACGCGCGGCGGCGGTAATGCCATTCAGGCGGTGGCGGGCTACGCCGATGTACTCCCCGCCCGCACCACGTACGGCCGGATTTCGGTGCCGTTAGGCTACGTATCGGGCCTGACTCCGGATACGCTGCGGCTGTTTTTTGTGGCCGGAAACGGTCAGAGCATCGGCGTTTCCACGCTCTACGTCGATGAAATATCATTGCAGGGCACGGCTACCGCCACGGCCCCGCCCCGCCTGCAACAGGCCCTGAGTATCTACCCCAACCCAAGTGCCGACGGCTGGTTTCAACTGGCTTCCCTGAGCGAGCCTGCTGTGGCCACGGCCCCCTACGAGGTAACCGACGCGGCCGGCCGGCTCGTAGCCCGGCAGGCGGCAGCCCCACTCAACCAGGCCAGCGGCCGGCGCGTAGAGTTGCACGGACAACCGGCCGGAGTGTATCTTTTGCGACTCAGCACGCCGGAAGGGCCGCTGACGCGCAAACTCCTCATTCCGTGA
- a CDS encoding rhomboid family intramembrane serine protease, with protein MSDSPTPAELFARKTDAELLYLAQHAQQYPAAVGQAAVRELQRRGLVPDVQPTAAVPPPPSAPEPTAGGVTWGAIRGIFGFRAGYRVTPLLLWLNLLAYAALGLSGSSFWQPTGADLIRWGSNFSLLTLPAEPWRLLSSTFLHGGVAHLLLNMSSLVLLGLLTERLTGSRRMLLVYLLCGVGGSLASLWWHTAGVNSVGASGAIFGLYGLLLATLVRRPAAFSRSERYTVLLFVFYLMISSLTGGLQAHTTDNAAHVGGLLTGAVLGAALPPPTPSPS; from the coding sequence ATGTCCGATTCCCCCACTCCCGCCGAGCTGTTTGCCCGGAAAACCGACGCCGAGCTGCTATATCTGGCCCAGCACGCGCAGCAGTACCCGGCGGCCGTCGGTCAGGCGGCCGTGCGGGAGCTGCAGCGGCGCGGCCTCGTGCCGGACGTACAGCCGACGGCGGCAGTACCGCCCCCGCCTTCCGCTCCTGAGCCCACGGCTGGGGGCGTGACCTGGGGAGCCATCCGGGGCATTTTCGGGTTCCGGGCAGGCTACCGCGTCACGCCGTTGCTGCTGTGGCTGAACCTGCTGGCCTACGCGGCACTGGGCCTGAGCGGCAGCAGCTTCTGGCAGCCCACCGGTGCCGACCTGATTCGGTGGGGCTCCAACTTTTCGCTTCTTACGCTGCCCGCCGAGCCGTGGCGACTGTTGAGCAGTACGTTTCTGCACGGCGGCGTGGCCCATTTGCTGCTGAACATGTCGTCGTTGGTGCTGCTGGGGCTGCTGACGGAGCGGCTGACGGGTTCCCGCCGAATGTTGCTGGTGTATCTTCTATGCGGGGTGGGTGGAAGTCTGGCCAGTCTGTGGTGGCACACGGCGGGCGTAAATTCGGTGGGGGCTTCGGGGGCCATTTTCGGGCTGTACGGGCTACTGCTGGCTACGCTGGTGCGGCGGCCGGCAGCCTTTTCCCGCTCGGAGCGGTACACCGTGCTGCTGTTCGTGTTTTATCTGATGATCAGCAGCCTCACGGGCGGCCTGCAGGCTCATACCACCGACAACGCCGCCCACGTCGGTGGCCTGCTGACCGGGGCCGTGCTGGGAGCTGCGCTACCCCCGCCTACCCCATCTCCATCCTAG
- a CDS encoding serine hydrolase: protein MKKLVCAGLLVWAGLGAQPGAGQPSLRHLLRTDSVLAPVARQGRRYRLQILYTRIRRDRQGGVHFRHYAYRLRPREYFYPASAIKLPAAVLALEKLHDLRRQIPDLSSHSPLRIDSAGWGQRAVWRDTSSQNGRASLAQYVRKILLVSDNDAYNRLYEFVGPAGLQRGLRSHGLYATVLRHRLSVGDEDSTARRTNPLALFADSSLTRPLYVQPAATFAGAWPRRRQRRQSVGEAYLRGSQRIDQPLDFSFKNTTTLHDLQRTLRAVLFPAAVPARHQFRLDSLDRRLVLDNLHQLPRQSRWPRYDAVHFSDNYAKFLLAGGAPGPLPEGVRIYNKIGQAYGFLIDNAYITNPAQGVEFLLSVVVYVNQDEVLNDDQYEYDTVGLPFLRQLGNVLYQSELRRCGR, encoded by the coding sequence ATGAAGAAACTTGTTTGCGCGGGCCTGTTGGTGTGGGCTGGGCTGGGGGCTCAGCCGGGTGCAGGCCAGCCTTCCTTGCGCCACCTGCTCCGCACCGATTCGGTGCTGGCTCCGGTGGCACGGCAGGGCCGACGCTACCGCTTGCAGATTCTCTACACCCGCATCCGGCGCGACAGGCAGGGAGGGGTGCATTTTCGCCACTATGCCTACCGGCTGCGGCCCCGGGAGTACTTCTATCCGGCCAGCGCCATTAAGCTGCCCGCGGCCGTGCTGGCCCTGGAAAAGCTGCACGACCTGCGCCGCCAGATTCCGGACCTCAGCAGCCACTCGCCCCTGCGCATCGACTCGGCAGGCTGGGGCCAGAGGGCCGTTTGGCGCGATACCAGCAGCCAGAACGGCCGGGCCAGCTTGGCTCAGTACGTGCGCAAAATTCTGCTGGTGAGTGATAATGATGCCTACAACCGCCTGTATGAGTTTGTGGGCCCGGCCGGTTTGCAACGGGGCCTGCGGAGCCACGGCCTGTACGCCACCGTGCTGCGGCACCGTCTCTCGGTAGGCGACGAGGACTCGACCGCGCGGCGCACCAATCCGCTGGCGTTGTTTGCCGATTCCAGCCTTACCCGGCCGCTATACGTGCAGCCGGCGGCCACTTTTGCCGGCGCCTGGCCCCGGCGGCGGCAACGGCGGCAGTCCGTTGGCGAAGCCTACCTGCGAGGCAGCCAGCGTATTGATCAGCCGCTCGATTTTAGCTTTAAAAACACTACCACCCTACATGACTTGCAGCGCACCCTACGGGCCGTGCTGTTTCCGGCGGCGGTGCCGGCGCGGCATCAGTTCCGGCTCGATTCCCTGGACCGGCGTCTGGTGCTCGATAACCTGCATCAGCTGCCGCGCCAGAGCCGCTGGCCCCGCTACGACGCCGTTCATTTCTCCGATAACTACGCCAAGTTTCTGCTGGCTGGCGGCGCGCCAGGGCCGTTACCTGAGGGCGTGCGCATCTACAATAAAATCGGACAAGCCTACGGCTTTCTCATTGATAACGCCTACATCACCAACCCGGCTCAGGGCGTGGAGTTTCTGCTGAGCGTGGTGGTGTACGTGAATCAGGACGAGGTACTCAACGACGATCAATATGAGTACGATACGGTGGGGCTGCCTTTTTTGCGTCAACTAGGCAACGTGCTGTACCAGAGTGAGCTGCGTCGGTGCGGCCGGTAG
- a CDS encoding M15 family metallopeptidase has translation MSSNPFGLTVISSIRDYRRRVAARPERRLVDLAALIPGLVLDIRYATARNLLGRPVYSQARALLRQPVAEALARVQAALSRLGLGLCVYDAYRPYSVTVSFYEHVRDENFAAPPWRGSRHNRGCSVDVGLVEHASGRPLPLPTDFDELTPAAHSRYGNLSPHVLFNRSILLAAMKRQGFVNYPGEWWHFDHQCWTEFDLLDLPFEELGRE, from the coding sequence ATGTCCTCCAACCCCTTTGGCCTCACGGTAATTTCTTCGATTCGGGACTACCGCCGCCGAGTGGCGGCCCGGCCGGAGCGCCGCTTGGTGGATCTGGCGGCCCTGATTCCGGGGCTGGTGCTGGATATTCGGTATGCCACCGCCCGCAACCTGCTGGGCCGGCCGGTGTACTCGCAGGCACGGGCGCTGCTGCGGCAGCCAGTAGCCGAGGCCCTGGCCCGGGTACAGGCCGCTCTGAGCCGCCTGGGCCTGGGCCTGTGCGTGTACGATGCCTACCGGCCCTACAGTGTAACGGTGAGCTTCTACGAGCACGTCCGCGACGAGAATTTTGCAGCCCCGCCCTGGCGCGGCTCCCGCCACAACCGGGGCTGCTCCGTAGATGTGGGCCTAGTGGAGCACGCTAGCGGCCGGCCCCTGCCATTGCCCACCGATTTCGACGAGCTGACGCCAGCCGCGCACTCCCGGTATGGCAATCTGTCCCCGCACGTACTCTTCAACCGCAGTATTCTGCTGGCCGCCATGAAGCGGCAGGGCTTCGTGAATTACCCCGGCGAGTGGTGGCACTTCGACCACCAGTGCTGGACCGAATTCGATCTGCTGGATTTGCCGTTTGAGGAATTAGGGAGAGAGTGA
- a CDS encoding glycoside hydrolase family 10 protein, with protein MFQLIAAGRFLLFLFLSFFLLLPTPGRAADVPPKRELRGVWIATVENIDWPSSRGLTPEQQRREYRRMLDEHQQNGINAVFVQVRPASDAFYQSSLEPWSKWLTGTQGKAPAPFYDPLPFLIEEAHNRGMEFHAWFNPYRATMDTVTRRLAANHPYRKHPEWFIRFAGKLLYNPGLPEVRAYINQVILDVVRRYDIDGVHFDDYFYPYPEANQVIHDEDAFARFNPDNLPVAAWRRQNVNLLIRDLHDSIQHTKRWVKFGISPFGVWRNQTSDPNGSATKAFQGYDGLYADALEWTRQGWVDYLLPQLYWSTGFRVAQYPVLVEWWARNANGRHMYIGHGAYRMLESTRADTVWRNPRELPRQVRFNRTFPAEVNGSVFFSSRSLMANALHTTDSLRLHEFRYPALVPTMPWLDAVPPRPAQQLTVATQLTVNTLTWQSGPAAADGDEARYYALYRFEEDQTPSPDDPRNLLAIVRPQAGRKLQFQDTTARFGRSYAYYLTAFDRLHNESRPISVRTNGRPAEVIVAQQAPPEPTPAPVPVPQPAPTPVPPVATAPVPSAPSRPVITRPAGTPTKVKVKTKTKRRGGFFERLFGGR; from the coding sequence ATGTTTCAATTAATTGCCGCCGGCCGCTTCCTGCTTTTTCTGTTCCTGAGTTTTTTCCTGTTGCTGCCCACCCCGGGCCGGGCGGCCGATGTGCCGCCCAAACGGGAGCTGCGCGGAGTCTGGATTGCTACCGTCGAGAATATCGACTGGCCCAGTAGCCGGGGCCTCACGCCCGAGCAGCAGCGCCGCGAGTACCGCCGCATGCTCGATGAGCACCAGCAGAACGGCATCAACGCTGTATTTGTGCAGGTGCGGCCCGCTTCCGATGCTTTCTACCAGAGCAGCCTGGAACCCTGGAGCAAGTGGCTGACCGGCACGCAAGGCAAGGCTCCGGCCCCCTTCTACGACCCGCTGCCCTTTCTCATCGAAGAGGCCCACAACCGAGGCATGGAGTTTCACGCATGGTTCAACCCCTACCGGGCTACCATGGACACCGTGACGCGCCGCCTAGCCGCCAACCACCCCTACCGCAAGCACCCCGAGTGGTTTATCCGCTTCGCGGGCAAGTTGCTCTACAACCCCGGCCTGCCGGAAGTGCGCGCCTACATCAACCAGGTAATTCTGGATGTGGTGCGCCGCTACGACATCGACGGGGTGCATTTCGACGACTACTTCTACCCGTATCCGGAGGCCAACCAGGTTATTCACGATGAGGACGCCTTTGCCCGCTTCAACCCCGATAACCTGCCGGTGGCGGCGTGGCGGCGGCAGAATGTGAACCTGCTCATCCGGGATTTGCACGACTCCATCCAGCACACCAAGCGGTGGGTGAAGTTTGGGATTTCGCCCTTTGGTGTGTGGCGCAATCAGACCTCCGACCCCAACGGCTCGGCCACTAAAGCCTTCCAGGGCTATGATGGCTTGTACGCCGACGCGCTGGAATGGACACGCCAGGGCTGGGTAGATTACCTGTTGCCGCAGCTGTATTGGAGTACTGGTTTTCGAGTGGCGCAGTACCCGGTGCTGGTGGAGTGGTGGGCGCGCAATGCCAACGGCCGCCACATGTACATCGGGCACGGCGCGTACCGCATGCTGGAAAGTACCCGCGCCGACACCGTGTGGCGCAACCCGCGCGAGTTACCCCGGCAGGTGCGCTTCAACCGTACGTTCCCGGCCGAAGTCAATGGCAGCGTGTTTTTCAGCTCCCGCTCTCTGATGGCAAATGCTCTGCACACCACCGATTCGTTGCGGCTACACGAGTTCCGCTACCCAGCTTTGGTGCCCACCATGCCCTGGCTTGATGCCGTGCCGCCTCGCCCGGCCCAGCAGCTCACCGTGGCTACCCAACTCACCGTAAACACGCTCACGTGGCAGTCCGGTCCCGCCGCTGCCGACGGCGACGAGGCCCGTTACTATGCCCTCTACCGCTTCGAAGAGGACCAGACGCCCAGCCCCGACGACCCGCGTAATCTGCTGGCTATTGTGCGGCCCCAGGCCGGCCGCAAACTGCAGTTTCAGGATACCACGGCCCGTTTCGGCCGAAGCTACGCCTACTACCTCACCGCCTTTGACCGCCTGCACAATGAGAGCCGGCCCATTTCGGTGCGCACCAACGGCCGCCCCGCCGAAGTAATTGTGGCGCAGCAGGCCCCACCAGAGCCAACTCCCGCGCCGGTACCGGTGCCACAGCCCGCGCCAACTCCGGTGCCGCCAGTTGCCACCGCACCGGTGCCGTCAGCCCCGTCTCGCCCGGTGATTACGCGGCCGGCTGGTACGCCTACCAAAGTGAAGGTAAAAACCAAAACCAAGCGGCGCGGCGGCTTCTTCGAGCGGCTGTTTGGCGGCCGGTAG
- a CDS encoding SusD/RagB family nutrient-binding outer membrane lipoprotein gives MKKYLLLLGLTLGGGAVLSSCESFLDVNTDPNNPITSTPNFLLPGIISQGIQTQMFTALTTTYLSQYTVRKTPASSTDQYNLTNGNSTNTFNYTYFYSAGNIPTMSAAAEQEGSPHYVGAGKILMAMDLAHATDMLGDIPYTDAFKGAQNYTPQYDSQESIYQTILTLCDEGIALMQKPAAENFRPLYITSPSISGDILFRGDVQKWIRFANGLKARQLNHLTKKSTYNPQQILTLIDQSMTGSADDAQLQYQTAVAPLASTTNIFGTTRNNYATATFSGNIIRYLNGNVGSAAYPGVADPRLTVMATATSTGNDPGVAQASTANIVNGYTDFYSSWYARDLGYFEVLTFHELKFIEAEAAFRAGNLGRALTAYRAGIRAHMQKIGGGGSNALPPVTFPLISQAQIDSYLASAAVAQNEGELSLKRIMEQKYIAMFLNPESWSDLRRFDFDQTIYPNLKYPNNANSTLAAKPDLKDRWPRRMLPGATEVLYNPQAIAKLFSEAGATSNDDYVGKPLWWDRP, from the coding sequence ATGAAAAAATACCTTCTCCTACTGGGTCTTACGCTGGGAGGAGGGGCGGTACTCAGCTCCTGTGAAAGTTTCCTGGACGTGAATACCGACCCCAACAACCCCATTACCTCCACCCCGAACTTCCTGCTGCCCGGCATTATTTCGCAGGGCATCCAGACGCAGATGTTTACGGCCCTTACTACCACCTACCTGAGCCAGTACACGGTGCGCAAAACCCCGGCCAGCAGCACCGACCAGTACAACCTGACCAACGGAAACAGCACCAATACCTTCAACTATACCTACTTCTACTCCGCCGGCAATATTCCCACCATGTCGGCGGCAGCGGAGCAGGAAGGCTCGCCGCATTACGTGGGGGCCGGTAAAATTCTGATGGCCATGGACCTGGCGCATGCCACGGATATGCTGGGCGACATTCCGTACACCGATGCCTTTAAGGGCGCGCAGAACTACACCCCGCAGTATGACTCGCAGGAAAGCATTTACCAGACTATTCTGACGCTGTGTGACGAAGGTATTGCGCTGATGCAGAAGCCGGCCGCCGAAAACTTCCGGCCGCTGTATATTACCTCGCCCAGTATTTCGGGCGACATTCTGTTCCGGGGGGATGTGCAGAAGTGGATCCGGTTTGCCAACGGCCTCAAGGCCCGGCAACTCAACCACCTCACCAAAAAAAGCACCTACAATCCGCAGCAGATTCTGACGCTTATCGACCAGAGCATGACCGGCTCGGCCGACGACGCACAGTTGCAGTACCAGACGGCGGTAGCCCCACTGGCCAGTACCACCAACATCTTCGGGACCACGCGCAACAACTACGCCACGGCTACCTTTTCCGGCAACATCATCCGGTACCTGAATGGCAACGTGGGCAGTGCCGCCTACCCCGGCGTGGCTGACCCGCGCCTGACGGTAATGGCCACGGCCACCAGCACCGGCAACGACCCCGGTGTAGCGCAGGCCAGCACTGCCAACATCGTGAACGGCTACACCGACTTCTACAGCTCCTGGTACGCCCGCGACCTGGGCTATTTTGAGGTACTCACCTTCCACGAGCTGAAGTTCATTGAGGCGGAGGCGGCCTTCCGGGCCGGCAACCTGGGGCGTGCCCTTACGGCCTATCGGGCCGGCATTCGGGCCCACATGCAGAAGATAGGCGGGGGCGGCTCCAATGCGCTGCCGCCGGTTACGTTTCCGCTCATTTCGCAGGCCCAGATTGACAGCTACCTGGCCAGCGCGGCAGTGGCCCAGAACGAGGGCGAACTGTCGCTCAAGCGCATTATGGAGCAGAAATACATTGCCATGTTCCTCAATCCGGAGTCGTGGTCGGACCTGCGCCGCTTCGATTTCGACCAGACCATTTATCCCAACCTGAAGTACCCGAACAACGCCAACAGCACCCTGGCCGCCAAGCCCGACCTGAAAGACCGGTGGCCGCGCCGCATGTTGCCCGGCGCAACAGAAGTGCTCTACAACCCGCAGGCCATTGCCAAGCTGTTCAGCGAAGCCGGGGCCACGTCCAATGATGACTACGTGGGCAAGCCCCTGTGGTGGGACCGGCCCTGA